In Aliamphritea ceti, a single window of DNA contains:
- the glnL gene encoding nitrogen regulation protein NR(II), whose protein sequence is MATKLYKQLLDNLTTAVMLIDDRFSLVYMNPAAEMLLEASERRLFHVPVRNWLMLADEDWQLLGEALEDQRPFTKREAKVRSLSGHQFTVDYSVNPMVQQGEKLLLVELHPRDRWLRISREEELLSQHETSINLVRGLAHEIKNPLGGLRGAAQLLQRELKDPGLHDYTQVIISEADRLRDLVDRLLGPYRRPQLSAVNIHVVLEHVASLLEAETGGEIGLVRDYDPSLPEFAGDQSQLIQAVLNIVRNSMQALQESATEQPAIKLCTRVVRNITLGSETHRLLCSVEIVDNGPGVPKELLSKIFYPMVSGRASGTGLGLAIAQTILAQHGGLIECKTVPGETRFQLLIPLESLPDNLPSGMQPQLNKEIRRD, encoded by the coding sequence ATGGCCACAAAACTTTATAAACAGTTACTGGATAATCTGACCACGGCAGTGATGTTGATCGATGATCGCTTTTCACTGGTGTATATGAATCCAGCTGCAGAGATGTTGTTGGAAGCGAGTGAGCGCCGCCTGTTTCATGTGCCGGTAAGGAACTGGTTGATGCTCGCGGATGAAGATTGGCAATTGCTGGGCGAAGCGCTAGAAGATCAGCGGCCTTTTACTAAGCGGGAGGCGAAGGTCCGCAGTCTGTCTGGTCATCAGTTCACTGTGGATTACAGTGTTAATCCGATGGTTCAGCAAGGTGAGAAGTTGCTGTTAGTGGAGTTACATCCCAGGGACCGCTGGTTACGTATATCCAGAGAAGAAGAGTTGCTCAGTCAACATGAGACATCGATTAATCTGGTGCGTGGTCTTGCTCATGAGATTAAGAATCCTCTGGGAGGTTTGCGGGGAGCGGCTCAGTTGTTACAGCGGGAGCTGAAAGATCCTGGCTTGCATGATTATACCCAGGTCATTATCAGTGAGGCAGACAGGCTGCGGGATCTGGTTGATCGTCTGCTTGGGCCTTATCGTCGCCCTCAGCTATCAGCTGTGAATATCCATGTTGTACTTGAGCATGTTGCCAGCTTACTCGAAGCTGAAACCGGTGGAGAGATTGGGCTGGTGCGTGATTATGATCCGAGCTTGCCTGAGTTTGCCGGAGATCAGTCTCAGTTGATTCAGGCGGTGCTGAATATTGTTCGCAACAGTATGCAGGCTTTACAGGAAAGCGCTACTGAGCAGCCGGCGATTAAGCTCTGCACCAGAGTGGTGCGAAATATAACCCTGGGCAGCGAAACCCATCGATTACTGTGCAGTGTCGAAATTGTTGATAACGGGCCGGGCGTTCCAAAAGAACTGCTTAGTAAGATTTTTTATCCGATGGTTAGCGGCCGGGCGTCAGGAACGGGCCTTGGGCTGGCTATTGCTCAAACGATTCTGGCTCAGCATGGTGGCCTGATCGAATGTAAAACTGTGCCGGGCGAAACCCGCTTTCAGTTACTGATACCTCTGGAAAGCCTGCCAGATAATTTGCCTTCAGGTATGCAACCGCAACTGAATAAGGAGATCCGCCGTGACTAA
- the ntrC gene encoding nitrogen regulation protein NR(I) codes for MTNYANVWVVDDDQSIRWVLERALASDAVKVTSFDSGDAVLQRLETGSQRPEVVLSDIRMPGIDGFTLLDKLHSQYPDLPIIIMTAHSDLDSAVASYKGGAFEYLPKPFDIDEATAIVMRAVEHAHEQQSLVEVQPEPSTEIIGEAPAMQEVFRAIGRLSQSNITVLINGESGTGKELVAQALHQHSPRAAAPFIPLNMAAIPKDLMESELFGHEKGAFTGAASRRPGRFEQADGGTLFLDEIGDMPADTQTRLLRVLAEGEFYRVGGHTSVKVDVRIIAATHQDLEKLVTDGRFREDLFHRLNVIRIHIPKLAQRQEDIPKLADHFLQSSARELAVEPKVLNPLTAEFLAGLSWPGNVRQLENTCRWLTVMASGREILVADLPPELMEQSGDVATTADTGMNWQVGLQRWVEAELGKGHSDVLSTAVPDFEKVMIRVALAHTGGRRKDAAELLGWGRNTLTRKIKELAMSNV; via the coding sequence GTGACTAATTATGCGAATGTTTGGGTGGTGGATGATGATCAGTCTATTCGCTGGGTATTGGAACGAGCACTGGCAAGTGATGCCGTCAAGGTGACAAGTTTTGATAGCGGTGATGCCGTATTGCAGCGCCTTGAGACGGGTAGTCAGCGGCCAGAAGTAGTACTGAGTGATATTCGGATGCCGGGTATTGATGGTTTTACGCTGCTGGATAAGTTGCACAGTCAGTATCCTGATTTACCAATCATTATAATGACTGCGCATTCTGATCTCGACAGCGCAGTGGCTTCTTATAAAGGCGGTGCTTTTGAGTATTTGCCTAAGCCTTTTGACATTGATGAGGCAACAGCGATTGTTATGCGGGCGGTTGAACATGCCCATGAACAACAGTCACTGGTGGAAGTTCAGCCTGAGCCAAGTACTGAAATTATCGGTGAGGCGCCTGCGATGCAGGAGGTTTTCCGGGCGATAGGGCGCTTATCTCAGTCGAATATTACTGTGCTGATTAATGGTGAATCAGGAACGGGTAAAGAGCTTGTTGCCCAGGCTTTACATCAGCATAGTCCCCGTGCGGCGGCGCCTTTTATACCGCTGAATATGGCGGCAATACCTAAAGACCTGATGGAGTCAGAGCTGTTTGGGCATGAGAAAGGTGCCTTTACCGGCGCTGCCAGTCGGCGTCCGGGGCGCTTTGAGCAGGCAGATGGTGGCACCTTATTTCTTGATGAGATTGGTGACATGCCGGCGGATACTCAAACTCGTTTGCTGCGGGTGTTGGCTGAAGGTGAGTTTTACCGGGTTGGCGGACACACTTCGGTTAAAGTAGATGTACGTATTATTGCTGCGACCCATCAGGATCTGGAAAAACTGGTGACCGACGGGCGCTTTCGGGAAGATTTGTTTCATCGTTTGAATGTCATCCGTATTCATATTCCGAAGCTGGCGCAGCGTCAGGAAGATATTCCGAAACTTGCGGACCACTTTTTACAAAGTTCTGCCAGGGAGTTGGCTGTTGAACCTAAAGTGCTGAATCCGCTAACTGCTGAGTTTCTGGCGGGGCTAAGTTGGCCGGGTAATGTGCGACAGCTTGAAAATACCTGTCGCTGGCTAACAGTTATGGCATCAGGGCGGGAAATTCTGGTGGCAGATTTGCCGCCTGAGCTGATGGAACAGTCAGGCGATGTCGCGACTACAGCTGATACAGGCATGAACTGGCAAGTTGGTCTGCAGCGTTGGGTAGAAGCGGAGTTGGGCAAAGGCCATTCGGATGTATTGTCGACTGCAGTGCCGGACTTTGAAAAAGTCATGATTCGTGTTGCTTTGGCGCATACCGGTGGTCGGCGCAAAGATGCAGCTGAGTTGCTGGGCTGGGGGAGAAATACCCTGACACGGAAGATTAAAGAATTGGCAATGAGTAATGTCTGA
- the trmL gene encoding tRNA (uridine(34)/cytosine(34)/5-carboxymethylaminomethyluridine(34)-2'-O)-methyltransferase TrmL, with product MLHVVLFQPEIPPNTGNIIRLCANTGFQLHLIEPLGFDFDDKKLRRAGLDYHEFAEVKRYASLDDCVAQLQPGKVWALTTKGTTNYSDADFSAGDILLFGRETKGLPDEVRDALPAEQKLRLPMKGDSRSLNLSNTVAVVVYDAWRKLGFGGQV from the coding sequence ATGTTGCACGTAGTGCTTTTTCAGCCGGAAATTCCACCGAATACCGGTAATATTATTCGCTTGTGTGCTAATACAGGATTTCAGTTGCACTTAATTGAGCCACTGGGGTTTGATTTTGATGATAAAAAACTGCGCCGTGCAGGGTTGGATTATCATGAGTTTGCGGAAGTGAAGCGTTATGCAAGCCTGGATGATTGTGTTGCTCAGCTGCAGCCGGGTAAGGTCTGGGCGCTAACCACTAAAGGCACGACTAATTATAGTGATGCTGATTTCAGTGCCGGAGATATTTTACTCTTTGGGCGGGAAACAAAAGGGTTGCCTGACGAAGTGCGTGATGCGTTGCCGGCAGAGCAAAAATTACGTTTACCGATGAAAGGTGACAGTCGCAGCCTTAATTTATCTAATACCGTTGCGGTTGTTGTGTATGATGCCTGGCGTAAGCTGGGGTTTGGCGGTCAGGTTTAA